Proteins from a single region of Polynucleobacter sp. KF022:
- a CDS encoding glycosyltransferase family 2 protein, with amino-acid sequence MENFLLVVPTFNCEKQISRVVEQFALCGASVFKEMIIIDNRSEDGTIEVSKAAIERLAQSKISIYLNDKNFGLGGSHKVAFNYCLSMGYDGIVILHGDDQGRLMDIIPYILDPSFSDDQCLLGARFMSNSRVSGYKKIRTIGNIIFNILYTMVTRSRVYDMGSGLNFFSSKVISSFDYKKMPDDLTFNNAFLLALLANQQKIKFFPISWREEDQVSNAKLWSQSLRLLKYLVLYLRSPLLLLSTDFSNPSNKFYSSSRVPMLGEICK; translated from the coding sequence ATGGAAAATTTTCTTCTTGTTGTGCCAACTTTTAATTGTGAAAAACAAATTTCTAGGGTTGTAGAGCAATTCGCTTTATGTGGCGCCTCTGTATTCAAGGAAATGATCATTATCGACAATAGGAGTGAGGATGGCACCATTGAGGTCTCAAAGGCAGCAATTGAGCGATTGGCACAATCTAAGATCTCAATTTATTTAAATGATAAAAATTTTGGTCTTGGGGGCTCTCATAAGGTAGCTTTTAATTACTGCCTTTCCATGGGCTATGATGGAATAGTCATATTACATGGTGATGATCAGGGAAGATTGATGGACATAATCCCTTATATTTTAGATCCGTCATTCTCTGATGATCAGTGTTTATTGGGGGCAAGATTTATGTCGAATTCTAGAGTGTCTGGATATAAAAAAATACGAACTATTGGGAATATTATTTTTAATATCTTATACACCATGGTTACAAGGTCCAGGGTCTATGACATGGGCTCGGGCCTAAATTTTTTTAGTTCGAAAGTTATCTCTAGTTTTGACTACAAAAAAATGCCAGATGATTTAACGTTTAATAATGCATTCCTGCTTGCGCTTTTAGCTAACCAACAAAAGATAAAATTTTTCCCCATTTCTTGGCGCGAAGAAGATCAGGTATCGAATGCTAAGTTGTGGAGTCAATCATTGAGATTGCTCAAATATCTCGTCCTGTATTTGCGTAGTCCATTGCTTTTGTTGAGCACTGATTTTTCGAATCCATCTAATAAGTTTTATTCATCAAGTAGAGTTCCAATGTTAGGTGAGATATGCAAATAA
- a CDS encoding NAD-dependent epimerase/dehydratase family protein — protein MQIKIVITGGAGFVGSQLAAKLVGLGGYEVVIIDNLADGHVDNLLNSRGLICPLVVKDVRSGEIADDINGADVVIHLAGTSSLPQCQVDPALAYDNNVTGLANVLEISRRANVKRVIFSSTSAVYENNIKMPFSEMDHVNPNLIYASSKLAGEQLCKSFAETYGLDVIVARFFNIFGEHQDIHRAMPPFISYLAKEAYFGREPVLFNNSSSSRDYVYVDDVLECLMRMMGARSKFKGDIFNVCTGIAYSVPQIVSLYSKISNKKIIPLYKDANQFWDKFPALFAADGLKLSSERIEAEVYKNSVGDIQKTYDFFGFKASTTLEAGLKKVYEFSLANLAK, from the coding sequence ATGCAAATAAAGATTGTTATTACCGGCGGTGCTGGTTTTGTTGGCTCGCAGCTTGCTGCCAAGCTTGTTGGTTTAGGTGGTTATGAGGTTGTAATTATTGATAACTTAGCCGATGGGCACGTTGATAATCTGCTTAATAGCAGAGGATTAATATGTCCCTTGGTAGTAAAAGATGTAAGAAGTGGGGAAATAGCAGATGATATCAATGGCGCAGACGTTGTAATTCACCTTGCTGGCACTTCATCGTTACCACAATGTCAAGTTGATCCAGCCCTTGCATATGATAACAATGTTACTGGCCTTGCAAATGTATTGGAGATTTCAAGAAGAGCTAATGTGAAAAGAGTCATATTTTCATCAACTTCCGCAGTTTATGAAAATAATATAAAAATGCCTTTTTCCGAGATGGATCATGTGAATCCAAATCTAATTTATGCTTCAAGTAAATTAGCGGGTGAGCAACTCTGTAAATCTTTTGCAGAAACTTACGGTCTAGATGTTATTGTGGCGCGATTTTTTAATATTTTTGGTGAGCATCAAGATATACATAGAGCAATGCCACCTTTTATATCTTATTTAGCAAAGGAGGCATACTTTGGGAGAGAGCCAGTCCTTTTTAATAACTCAAGCAGCTCAAGAGATTATGTATATGTTGATGATGTTTTGGAGTGCCTAATGCGTATGATGGGCGCGCGCTCTAAATTTAAGGGTGATATTTTTAATGTTTGCACTGGAATTGCATACTCAGTGCCGCAGATTGTTTCCTTGTACTCAAAAATTTCAAATAAAAAAATAATCCCACTCTACAAGGATGCAAATCAATTTTGGGATAAGTTTCCAGCATTATTTGCTGCTGATGGTTTGAAACTAAGCAGTGAACGAATTGAAGCTGAGGTTTATAAGAATTCGGTTGGAGATATTCAAAAGACTTATGATTTTTTTGGTTTTAAAGCATCCACAACTTTAGAGGCGGGGCTTAAAAAAGTTTACGAATTCTCTTTGGCTAATTTGGCAAAATGA
- a CDS encoding sugar phosphate nucleotidyltransferase: protein MNLVIMAAGRGSRFLHRGIYTPKPMVKFLGKPLFWWATQSALTGAPFASLHFAVLREHVISHAIDKAILACYPSANIKVIDSLTNGAASSAAQVVQSFKNINSPVAFVDCDLAFSFLKFQPLFPSLIKNCAANLCVFESENPAYSYIKFDGSGNITGTVEKKVVSRYAIAGLYFFSSIRCFLDSYNSYCSQSHYPELYMSGVFNEILARGGLVETIPLLTHVSLGTPEELLIAENNTNNLPAWFSYEA from the coding sequence ATGAATCTTGTAATAATGGCTGCTGGTAGAGGTAGCCGGTTTTTGCATAGAGGTATCTATACGCCTAAGCCAATGGTTAAGTTTTTGGGTAAGCCACTTTTTTGGTGGGCCACCCAAAGTGCGCTTACAGGGGCCCCATTCGCAAGTCTTCATTTTGCTGTATTGCGCGAGCATGTTATCAGTCATGCGATAGATAAAGCAATCTTGGCATGCTACCCAAGCGCCAATATTAAGGTGATTGATTCACTTACAAATGGTGCGGCAAGTTCTGCGGCGCAGGTTGTTCAAAGTTTTAAAAACATCAACAGCCCAGTGGCATTTGTTGACTGTGATCTCGCCTTTTCGTTTTTAAAATTCCAACCCCTATTCCCGTCTTTAATTAAAAATTGCGCTGCAAATTTGTGCGTATTTGAATCCGAAAATCCTGCATACTCCTATATTAAGTTTGATGGTTCGGGGAATATTACTGGAACGGTTGAAAAAAAAGTGGTGTCAAGGTATGCAATTGCAGGTCTATATTTTTTTTCAAGTATTAGATGCTTTTTAGACTCATACAATTCGTATTGCAGTCAATCTCATTACCCTGAGTTATACATGAGTGGGGTATTTAACGAGATCTTAGCGCGCGGCGGGTTGGTTGAAACGATCCCACTGCTAACACACGTTTCATTAGGAACTCCCGAGGAGTTGCTGATTGCTGAAAATAATACAAATAATCTGCCAGCTTGGTTTAGTTATGAAGCTTGA
- a CDS encoding lysylphosphatidylglycerol synthase transmembrane domain-containing protein, with protein sequence MKLDFFVIGAILFYLGLIVRGVRWQLLLPADGALIKSRLVLYCSIGGLVNGILPFRIGDLLRAALLSKFENVRIISSLASVFIERMTDLAALLVIVGLYKIFFNGVLNGGDFFIAMAILLGLYWAAISFSKRCRKIVYLFSSIWNEQIKSLILDFLWTIINQINHARFLTIRYISLTIIMWTLYVSSYFYFYKALQISPFIEVWNLFHGDPIRETLKTNLIFWEWDLVTTLFMLYLLLPVLLTSIFLMLRIELRRRLGNLKLLNAASSFTTMVADGVPMAFSGSQAYQRFLIAYFSGENTPINRLGEAKTFDSNLTITRLFSGGSGAVTAVVEAKGHLSIMKMAEGELAPKLISEYEWLKSTATYLPVVNVLKVEVLKNFTSYMMPYEPGALDLYEWLHTAHINKGKSILIQIIDSISTYHKNNLRQQDESSQNLLQEYLNEKLRKNYFYTKSMLENFFNLESFFINGDKYSFEEWDFLLDFDGLKTFFLNTQQSDIHGDLTIENIIMRPDESWMLIDPNPLTSYKSPLMDWAKLLQSLNMGYEFLNRQSNCDFDSRSIKFISNKSHVYHELHNILLDRLNFEYGNIGVREAKLHEIIHYLRLIPYKFKKSEEGGMLFFAVTCKLIRDFKVTYAIT encoded by the coding sequence ATGAAGCTTGATTTTTTTGTCATCGGAGCAATCTTATTTTATCTGGGGCTTATCGTTAGGGGGGTTAGGTGGCAATTACTTCTGCCTGCAGATGGAGCCCTTATAAAAAGTCGATTAGTGCTCTATTGCTCAATAGGTGGTTTAGTTAATGGAATTCTACCCTTTCGGATTGGTGATCTTCTTAGGGCAGCATTACTTTCAAAATTTGAAAATGTTCGGATCATATCCTCTTTGGCCTCCGTCTTTATTGAGCGGATGACGGATTTGGCCGCTCTTTTAGTGATTGTGGGCCTATATAAAATCTTTTTTAATGGTGTGTTAAATGGCGGAGATTTTTTTATTGCAATGGCCATCTTGCTTGGGCTTTACTGGGCTGCAATTAGTTTTAGCAAACGCTGCAGAAAAATTGTCTATTTATTTTCCTCAATTTGGAATGAGCAGATTAAAAGTTTAATTTTAGATTTTTTATGGACAATTATCAATCAAATAAATCATGCTCGATTTTTGACAATCAGATATATCTCACTAACAATAATAATGTGGACCTTATATGTGTCTTCATATTTCTATTTTTATAAGGCACTTCAGATTTCACCATTTATTGAAGTATGGAATCTATTTCATGGTGATCCAATACGTGAGACCTTAAAGACGAATCTCATTTTTTGGGAGTGGGACCTGGTAACCACATTGTTCATGCTTTATTTGCTTTTACCGGTTTTATTAACGAGTATATTTTTGATGCTCAGAATCGAGTTAAGACGCAGGCTTGGCAATTTGAAGTTACTTAACGCTGCCTCTTCTTTTACAACAATGGTTGCTGACGGAGTTCCAATGGCATTTTCGGGATCCCAGGCCTACCAGAGGTTTTTAATTGCCTACTTCTCTGGCGAAAATACTCCAATAAATAGATTAGGAGAGGCTAAGACTTTTGATTCTAATTTGACAATTACCAGATTATTTTCCGGAGGGTCCGGAGCTGTAACTGCAGTTGTAGAGGCTAAAGGACATCTAAGTATCATGAAAATGGCTGAAGGAGAGTTGGCCCCAAAGCTTATCTCGGAATATGAGTGGCTTAAATCTACTGCAACATATCTCCCGGTAGTAAATGTTCTTAAAGTTGAAGTTTTAAAAAATTTCACCTCATATATGATGCCATATGAGCCAGGAGCTTTAGATTTATATGAGTGGTTACATACAGCCCATATAAATAAGGGCAAGAGTATTCTGATTCAAATTATTGACTCGATATCAACTTATCATAAAAATAATTTGAGGCAGCAGGATGAGTCGAGCCAAAATTTATTGCAAGAATATTTGAATGAAAAGTTAAGAAAAAACTATTTTTACACAAAATCAATGCTTGAAAACTTTTTTAATTTAGAAAGTTTTTTTATCAACGGAGATAAGTATTCATTCGAAGAGTGGGATTTTTTATTAGATTTTGATGGGCTAAAAACATTTTTTTTGAATACTCAGCAATCTGATATTCATGGTGATCTCACTATTGAAAATATTATTATGAGACCTGATGAGTCGTGGATGCTGATCGATCCAAACCCGCTTACTTCGTACAAAAGCCCGCTGATGGATTGGGCGAAGCTTTTGCAGTCCTTAAATATGGGTTATGAATTTTTAAATAGACAAAGTAATTGTGATTTTGATTCACGATCTATTAAATTTATTAGCAACAAATCACATGTTTATCATGAGTTACACAATATTCTGTTAGATCGATTAAATTTTGAATATGGCAATATCGGTGTGAGGGAAGCAAAGCTTCATGAAATAATTCACTACCTTAGATTGATTCCATATAAATTCAAAAAAAGCGAGGAAGGTGGAATGCTTTTTTTTGCAGTTACATGCAAGTTAATTAGAGATTTTAAGGTCACATATGCCATTACTTGA
- a CDS encoding HAD family phosphatase, protein MPLLEAVLVDFDGTLVDSELANASAYASALEEFGFFKGASEIVGVIAGRHWSQFLPIIMGKQYSIDIGKNISELKREIYPTFYAEITPNLPLLSLLETLKKTIPIAIVSNSARESILKILNYLDIEHIFDQIISADDVSRPKPEPDMYIFALKQMGVSASGSLAFEDSATGFLAANAAGIPCINFSSYNF, encoded by the coding sequence ATGCCATTACTTGAGGCGGTTCTTGTGGATTTTGATGGGACTTTGGTGGATAGCGAGTTGGCAAATGCCAGTGCTTACGCATCTGCACTAGAGGAATTTGGTTTTTTTAAGGGGGCTAGCGAGATTGTCGGAGTGATTGCTGGAAGACACTGGAGTCAATTTTTGCCAATTATTATGGGTAAGCAATATTCGATCGATATCGGTAAAAATATTTCGGAATTGAAGAGAGAAATTTATCCAACTTTTTATGCTGAAATAACACCAAACCTTCCTCTATTAAGTCTTCTGGAGACATTGAAGAAAACAATTCCAATTGCAATAGTGTCAAATAGCGCTCGAGAGTCTATTTTGAAAATCCTCAATTATTTAGATATTGAACATATTTTTGATCAAATAATTTCTGCAGATGATGTCAGTAGGCCAAAGCCCGAGCCAGATATGTACATATTTGCACTTAAGCAAATGGGGGTATCTGCGTCAGGATCGCTGGCTTTTGAGGACAGTGCTACTGGTTTTTTAGCTGCTAATGCGGCTGGAATACCCTGTATAAATTTCTCCAGCTATAACTTTTAG
- a CDS encoding GtrA family protein codes for MILFIKQFIRFGLISGIGFICDLLAYFLFLSANFDPFNANILSSALAVSFVYIVAGRFIFIENKLTLVKYIFWLLYQLVNIILFSFIISILVNIGIHPIISKLIIIPFSFLLNYMAMKLILNKA; via the coding sequence ATGATTCTATTCATAAAACAGTTTATTAGATTTGGCTTGATTTCAGGAATAGGCTTTATTTGTGACTTATTGGCGTACTTTCTCTTTTTAAGTGCAAATTTTGATCCTTTTAATGCAAATATTTTAAGTTCTGCTTTGGCGGTAAGTTTTGTTTATATAGTTGCTGGGAGGTTTATTTTTATAGAAAATAAACTGACATTGGTTAAATATATTTTTTGGTTACTATATCAATTAGTAAATATTATTTTATTTTCATTTATAATATCAATTTTAGTTAATATAGGTATACATCCAATTATTTCAAAGCTGATTATCATACCTTTTAGTTTTCTTTTAAATTATATGGCTATGAAATTAATTTTAAATAAAGCCTAA
- a CDS encoding glycosyltransferase, with protein sequence MDIDLSIITVNYNSGDDLEKTVKSISPLISFLNAEYILIDGLSDDDSYSRLIDHTVFDVAISEVDGGIYDAMNKGIKLSRGKWIWFLNSGDLALKSARCLKPYLDSGNKSINLLYGNFMTVSGYEVDQNLSLRMLLTGMINHQTIVYRRDILDSFDLNYGLCADFAHLLNSFQKICPLKIDAPLAEYNLYGKSSSFTRSDRVKIWLYRCKAFYNSSLPLLFRLTGMLFSLGVCSIKAFFPLCGSRTLELRKNINK encoded by the coding sequence ATGGATATAGATCTATCAATAATCACTGTGAACTATAATTCTGGCGACGATCTTGAAAAAACTGTTAAGTCAATTTCTCCCCTAATTAGCTTCTTAAATGCAGAGTATATTTTAATTGATGGTTTGTCAGATGATGACAGCTATTCACGCTTAATAGACCACACTGTATTTGATGTAGCTATCTCTGAAGTAGATGGCGGAATATATGATGCGATGAATAAAGGGATAAAGCTTTCTCGAGGGAAATGGATTTGGTTCTTAAACAGCGGTGATTTAGCTTTAAAGTCTGCAAGATGTTTAAAGCCTTACTTGGACTCGGGCAATAAAAGCATTAATTTACTGTACGGAAATTTTATGACCGTTTCTGGGTATGAAGTTGATCAAAATTTGAGTCTTAGAATGCTTTTAACCGGAATGATAAATCATCAAACTATTGTTTATAGGCGAGATATATTGGATTCCTTTGATTTAAATTATGGCCTGTGTGCGGATTTTGCCCATCTACTTAATTCTTTTCAAAAAATTTGCCCCCTAAAAATTGATGCACCCCTTGCTGAATACAATCTTTACGGGAAGTCATCAAGCTTTACTAGGTCTGATAGGGTAAAAATTTGGTTATACCGCTGTAAGGCTTTTTACAATTCAAGCCTACCATTATTGTTTAGGTTAACAGGTATGTTATTTAGCTTAGGAGTATGTTCTATTAAGGCGTTTTTCCCGCTTTGTGGCTCCAGAACTCTTGAATTAAGAAAAAACATCAATAAATAG